The genomic window TTGTGGTTACACCCACGTAAAGCTAAAAGAGATTATCCATCCCGATTTTTTTGATTTTTCGCCGATTGAAAATCAGCTTTCGGGTTATAATGCCTGTTTCTTTTGTTTGGGGATTACTTCTGTAGGTGTTGACAATGATACCTATTACAAAATGACCTATACGCTAACCATGCATGTTGCCGAAACGTTAAGTAAGCTAAATGAGGCGATGACTTTTTGTTATGTTTCCGGTGGTGGAACTAATGAAAATGGAAGGTTGAAATGGGCGCAGATAAAGGGCAAAACAGAGAATGATTTAATGAGATTGCCTTTTACGCAGGTGTTTAATTTTCGCCCGGGTTTTATTAAACCGCTGCCAGGACAAAAATATGCCCATAAATTTTATAAATATATCAATTGGTTATTCCCTATTGGAAGGGCCATTTATCCAGGTGGGTTTTGCACTATGGCCGAACTGGGCAATGCCATGATTAATACTTTAAGCCACAATGGCGAGCGAAGGATTTTAGAAGGGAAAAACATTATTTCCTTATCAAAAGAATAAGCCCAGGTGCTACAATGAGCTCCCGGGCTTATTAATTATCAGCTCCTTATAGACCAGTTTAGGTTTGTTTAGTTGTTTTTAGCAAATTTAATATAATGCTGCAACAGCATTTTTATCTTTTGTTGATAATACAGTGGCACCTGATCCGCATTGGCCACCATTCATAAGAGATGAGGCATCTGTTCCGGTAACACCAGGAACATTTGTAGCAGTAGATTCGCCCTGAGCTGACCAGTTGGTATGTCTGAAAGAAATACAATGTCCAAACTCATGGCATATCGTTCTTGCGCGTTGTGCAAATGAATTGCCCGCAATGTAATTTTTATTGATTTTAACTAAAGCACCTGCACTTCCGCCTGAAGGGAATTGCCCTTGGCCACAAACACCATTTCCTAAATTTTCGTCTTTGATCAGGATGTCATAAGGTGCTGTCGTTACCACGCTAAAACGTAAGGTCGAATTTGGAACACCATTCCATTGTGCAATTGCACTGTTGATCTCGCTGCTCATAGAAGTCATAGATGGATCTACAAAAATTCTTATGTTTAGCTTTTTAGTGCTGTTTACAATGCTTCCGGTATAATACTGCTCAGTTTTAGCTCCGGCGCCATTAGCAGGGATTTCCATGTTTTTGGGGAATGTAATATCTTCTTCTACGATAAATTCATTTCCATTATCAACAATACTTGCTGCAGGGAAGCCCAAATCTTTAATGTACTGCAAAACTTTGTCCGAATTTTTTACTGTTTCTTGAGGCTCAGTGATCGATTCCTGATTTTTTTTACAGGCTGCAATTACCAATGCCACCATGGCAACGATGGCAATCTTTTTTAGATTATTTTTCATGAAGTTTAAGTTAGTTAAGTCCTTTCGGAGCTGATAAACAAATGTAACAGAACATGTTACATTAATTATGGCTGTAGGATAATTTTACACGAAAACTTAATTAATATGCTTTGTAATGTTTTAAAGTTGTGTTTGTATTTAAAAATTTACATCAACAATCTGTTTTATCGATAATATTTTAGTTAAATAAGAGTTGTCAAAGAAAAACAAGATTAATTCCGTATCGCTTACCAACCAAAAAAAGGGGTACTACCAGTTAATTCTTCTTACCTTGCCAAATTATGGCCAAAAAGCCCAAAATTTATAATATGCAAAATGAGAGTATAGCCTTACAGGCGAAAGTGTTTTTATACCATTTAAACAATGCCAACAACGAAAATGGTTTCCGGGCCAAAGAATCGTGGAAGTTTAGCCAGGTAAGTGAGCAGGGAAAGGCAGAAATAGAGCACGATTTCTTCCCTACGGTTTCTGTTCAGGTAGACCCAAAAAAGATACATGATTTTGCAGCAAGCGTATTATCGCAGCTTAAGGAACAACCTAAAATTAATGTGCCAGATCTTAATGTTAGTATCCAAACCGGATCAGAATATTTTATTGCTTTTTCTCCTGACAGGATGATCAGGTAAAGTGGAAATGCACGTTGGGAAATGTGAGCTGAAATAGAGAAAACACTTTATTTAAAAATATTTTTATGTTGATTTTTACACTGCCATAGGGTTGTCAGTGGCCTGTGTTTTCTTTGTGTAACTAAAACAAAAAAGACATGGTACAGGAACAATTATTCGCAGAAACAATGGAAGAAACTTCCCTTGTGTATTTAATGAAAAATTATGCAAACTATAATTTCTGGGCAAATTTAACCTTGGTAAATTGGTTAAAAAATCATCCGGAAGAATTATTGGAGCAGGAAGTATTATCGAGTTTTAAAAGTGTAAAGTTAACGCTTGCCCATATTTTACAGGCACAGGAATATTGGTATTCAATTCTCACTAAAACCGAATTCGAATTTCGTGAATATGGAAGTTTGAATGATATTTTTGATGCGCTGTTGAAACAGTCGGAAAACTTAGCCGTTTATATTACAGCAATCAGTGAAGATAGATTTAATGAGAAAACAGAAATTCAAAGCCCTTGGTTTACTTCCGACTTTCAGAATTTTGAATATGTGTTACATGTTTTCAACCACAGTACCTACCACCGTGGCCAGATCATTACCATCTGCCATAATTTAGGAATAACAGGAGCCCCTATGACGGATTATAATTTCTATAATGTAATGGCGAAATAAAATACCATTCGTTAAATAATGGCTTGTCGGAAAATCTCATTCAATGTAGATCTTCCGACAAGCCTTTCTGGTATATTAGCTACCTACTATTATTTTTTATTGTCGTATTTTCTTTGATTGTCCTTATTTGGAAGTTTGATCAGACCGTTGGCCGCCGCCATTGGTTATTCCCTGGATTTTTTTATCCGTTTTAACATCATGGTTAGCCCGGTCAGCTATTGAACTGCCCTGAACCGTTGGATTGTTTTTGGGTGTGCTTGTATTTTTCATAACTCTAAGATTTAGTGAATAAATTGTAGCGCGTTGTAATAACAACCAATGTGGGATTGGATATGTTTTGATTTTTTGAATTTGCTCGTCATTTCGAGCGGACCCGATAGCTCGGGTGCAACGGAGTCGAGAAATCTAACTGGAACAGATCTTTCCATTCCGCCGCGCTTCATCCGATACTAACCTGAGTTCGATTAATTAGCATGCAAAAATTGGTTTGAGGGTGCTTTTTAGTAATTGACAGCCGTTTTTCAGGAAAGAATGAATAAGCAATACTTCCGCATTTGTAAAAAACAAGATCGCCTGGTTGCCCATTAATTTTGATTATTCCATTCTGGAGCACCATAATTTTAGTATATTAGGTTAAACAAAAGGGATGATCACTCAATTTAGTCAATCAAACTAAAAATCCCCAAAAAAATATTTCAAACCCACCTTTACGCCACCTTTACCCTACGTTTACTCCAGCTTTCGGCCAGGCTTGGCTGCACCCTGCTTCGTATGTAGTTCGATACTGCTTCGAAGCCACTTTAGTAAAAATAAAGCCCCGTTGCAGGTGGGCTATGCATGAAGTTTGCATTACTTTAGGTTAGCAGGTTAACAATAGCTAAATAAAAGGTAGAGAAAAACATAGCTTAGGGTTATTTTGGGCCACAGCTGTGTCGGTATTGGGGTATGGAAAATGGTGGGGGAAGGCAAAATACAAAAGTTAAAGCTTTTGCACCTCCTTTCAATTACTACTGTCCCGAGGCCGCAAGCCCTCCCCGATTTTTCATCGGTGGGCTTTTGCTGACAACCAAAAAAGCTTTGACGAATTATCTGACATCGGATGGAGGCCTTTTAGTTATGCCTTGGTGTTTGTTGTTTTCAATGGCAGGCATGCTTTCGCTGCGCTCAGGTTTGTTTCTTTTCTATCAAGAGAAAAGAAAGAGCCTTTCGGCGGCGGCGAGCCGAGGGGTAAAGAAAATAATATCATCTCATAACCATCCCTGCCCATCCTGGATTAGGAGGGGAGTGTCCCACATCGTTCCAAATATAGCAGGCCACACCAAACAGAAATAAGTACTAAATACTTGCTAATAAGCCCATAAAAATAATCGAAATCAGGTTACTAACCATCAACCATTTAAAAATGAACCAATAGCCAATTACTAGTACAACAAAAATATGGTCGGCTTTTTATGAAGATCTATTTCCTCTTTTCGCCAATTATAAACACTTTGAGTTTTAATAAATTCATCTTCTGCAGTTAGGTTGCTGGCTACACAAACCTGCGTATTGGGTTTGCAGCTTTTCAGCACTTCTTCAAAAAGCTGGTTATTGCGGAAAGGTGTTTCGATAAATATCTGTGTTTGTTTATAGCGGCTTGCCGATAAATCTAAATCTTTAATCCGTTTGGTACGTTGCTCTTTATCAATCGGTAAATAACCCCAAAAGGCGAAACTCTGTCCGTTAAAACCTGAGGCCATTAAAGCCAACAAAATTGAACTTGGGCCTACCAATGGCACCACTTTAATGCCGCGTTTATGTGCTTCGGCAACAATATCAGCTCCAGGATCGGCAATGCCCGGGCAACCCGCTTCGCTCATTAAGCCTACATCTTTTCCGGCAGCAAGCTCAACAAAAAACTGACCTAAATCTGTCCGGTTATGTTTGCCATAATCGTGCACGATTAAATCTTTCTGTGGTGTTTTTAAACCAGCCTCTTTCAAAAACCGACGGGCTGTTTTACTGTTTTCTACAATGTAGGTATCAATCTGGTTAATGGTATCAACCAAATAAGGGGTAAAAGTTTTATGTGCTACCTCTTCAGCCAATGGTACGGGAATAAGGTATAAAGTGCCTTTTTGCATGCTACAAAAATACTTACAATAAATAGAATTTAAGTTCTAAAATTTATAGTAGTGGCAATATAATCTCTTTTGTGAACAAAGGTGTAGCAAATTTTATTTCTAACTGACTTATTTTCTGCACAATTAAAATGTGCTTAAAACGTTAAATATTAGTTAAATATGCCTCATAGGGCAATATTTGAAGGAAAACACAGAAACTATGCATGCATATTAAACCTTCTGCATTTTTGGTTCTCTAATTGATACACACACGTTAGGTTATTAAAATAAAACACACAAATGAAAACACTGAAATCTACGGCACTTGTGCTGGGGCTATTTGCGCTCCTTGCCGGAACCACAACCCTTGTCAGGGCACAAGACTATCAAAACGATTACCAGGACGATGGTTATAGCACTGGCAATGTTTCTTTACAGACTTTTTACGATGAACTTTCGCCTTATGGTACCTGGATACAAGATCCTCAATATGGATATGTTTGGCGTCCGGATGTAGATCAGAGCGAATTTCGTCCATATTATACAAACGGACGTTGGGCGATGACCGAATACGGTAATACATGGGTTTCCAATTACGACTGGGGCTGGGCTCCTTTCCACTACGGTCGTTGGGTAATTAACAGTTACAGACAATGGATCTGGTTACCTGATACCAATTGGGGACCAGCCTGGGTAGATTGGAGAAGCGGCGATGGTTATTACGGATGGGCTCCAATGGCGCCAAGTATTAGTATTAACCTAAGTTTTGGCCGTCGATATTCGGTGCCAGAATTTTGCTGGAATTTTATTCCACAACGCAATATCTATGTTAATGTGTTCCCGAGATATGATTACGGACGCAATAATGTATATATCCGCAATACCACCATTATCAATAATACTTATGTTTATAACAGAAGAACCTATTATGGTGGCCCGAGGGTTGAAGATATCAGGCGTGCAACCAATAGAGATGTAACCGTTTACAGATATGCGCAAAGTTCAAGACCTGGCGCGAGTAGGGTTGGTGGTAGAGAGGTTTCTATTTACAGACCTAGACCAGAGCGTAATGCTGATAATCGTAGTGCAGCACCAAGAAAATTTGAGCAAGGCAATGCTGGCATTAGCAGGGGTGGAAGGAATGAAGGTTATACCAATCGCGATCAAAGAGGCGGTAATAGCAATAATAACGATAACCGTTTTGGATCGAGAGGAGATAACCGTACCGGGCAACCTGATAGGAACAACGGGACCATAAGCAGAGACAATAATAATCAGCCTAATAACAGAGGCGAAGTTTATAATAGAGATGCTAATGGACGTATTAGCCGTGGTAATACCAATGGTCTAGACGGAAGAAACGGACAGGAAAATGTAAACCGCGGTCAGAATCAGCAACGTTTGGAGCAGATGAGACAACAGCGTACACAGCAAGACCGGATGAGCCAAGATCAGCAACGTGCACAGCGCGATGCTCAAACACAGCAACGTGGTCAGGCAGACCAACAGCAACGTGCGGCTCAAATGGAGCAACAAAGGGCACAGCGTAACGAGCAATTTCAACAACAGCGTACGCAACGTGATGCCCAGGTACAGCAGCAACGTAATGAGCAGATGCAACAGCAACGTGCACAACAGGCTCAAGCCCAACAACAGGAAAGGACTCAACGAGATGCGCAGATGCAACAGCAAAGAAATGAGCAAATGCAACAACAACGTGCGCAGCAGGCTCAGGCTCAGCAACAAGAAAGAGCGCAACGTAATGAGCAGATGCAGCAGCAACGTGCACAACAGGCACAGCAACAACAGCAGGAACGTGCACAGCGTGATGCCCAGGCTCAACAACAAAGAGCACAACAGCAGCAGCAGCAGCAAATGCAACAAAGACAAGAACAAAGAAGAACGGAAGCACCACAACAACAGCAACAAAGAGGTGGTGAAAGAAGCGGCTCTGAAGGAGGAAGACCATCAAGGGGTGGTAGAGGATAGATTGATAAGTCCCGATGAAAATCGGGACTTTTTTATTTTAAAGACTTATAACTTTAATAGCAAGGTAGCGGAACTTTGTTAAGCTCTGTAGATTTGGAAATGAAACGTTCAGTATTACTTCGGGAGCATCAATCCCGTTATCCGCAATAGCTCCGATAAAAGATCGTAGGCTGCCGCTGCTACCTGGTTTAAAAACAAAGGTTTGTGCAGCTAAGCACCCAGCCAAAAATAGCAGCACTTCACAAGACACCTAGACCCTGACCCGTTAGCTATCGGATGGAAGTGAACACGAAGCTGCAGGCAAAGTAGAACGGAAAGCAGGAGGAAACTGAAATAGTGTAGAAAATTGCTTTCCAGATAGATAGATCGTCATTGCGAGGCACGAAGCAATCTTACAACTATCGCTACTAGCGAGTGCATTAAGATCCCCAATCGAGTTGGGAATGACGACTTCTCACAGCCAATCATTTGCAAAAAAAATCATTTATATTGATTTTATACAGTAATTATTCTTCAGGGTGGCACAACAAGAAAAATATGGTTTAGATTATTGTCCCGCCGCTGCATGAAGCTTGCTTAAATCAGTTCCCCTAAAAGTGCTTTCGGCATTTGGGTGTAGGTTTTCGGGATCGAGTAAAAAAGTAGTTATTCCCAGTTCCAGCCCAAATTTAATTTCCGACTCTGCATCATCACCTATAATTAAAATATCATCCTTGTTTAGGCCATATTTTTCAATCAGTAGTTTAAAAGCTTCCTTTTTATTGGTGGTTGAAACATCCACAACATGTACGGCTTCAAAATCATCAGCAATGCCCAACATCTTTACTTTTGAGGTTTGCTGTTTCGGGAAACCTGCCGTTACAATAAATTTCCGGCCTTTAAGACTTTTAATGTAATGATAATCATCGCTTGGGTTTAAGGGCCTGGTTACTTCGCGATTTTTTAAATAATCAACCGCCCGATCTATGGCCAGTTGTTTAAAGCCATATTTTTCAGCTACTTTTTGGAAAGGTGTTCTCAGCATTTCTTTTTTTGATGTTTGATATGCCTCATCAGTAATCCCTAAATCTTCCTGATCTAACAGTTGGTATAAACCACTCATTAGTTGCGCTTCGTTAGGTTTGGTAAAGTAGATGGTATTGTCGAGATCGATAAAAAAAATATGCTTCATTTAAATGGAATGATTTATTTTGTAATAAAAGCAAAACAACAGGTGCCAATTAATGTTTAATTATTTAAAGAATAAAGTTATGACAAAGGAAACAAAAATTATTGTAGGCGTATTAGCTGGAGCAGCACTTGGTGCAACAATCGCATTGGCATTATCTTCAGATTCGACAAGCGATTTAAAAGGTAAAGTATCAGATTTTTTTGCTGATCTATTAGACGCTTCAAAAGATAAATTAGCGGGTTTAACAGATAAAGCTACAGGTGTAGCAGATAAGGTAAAAGATAAAATAGCAGAAATAAATGCATAAAGAATTGGAAGTGCCGGAAATATCCGGCATTTTTATTCTATATATTTTCTAACCACCATCTCAATGAACATTGCTTTTCATGGTGCCGCCCGTACTGTTACGGGGAGTAAGCACCTTATTACCTTAAAAAACGGCACTCAGATTTTATTAGATTGCGGCTTATTCCAGGGGATGGGCCGTGTTACCGATAAATTAAACGATTTTTTTGGTTTCGACGCCAAAAAGGTTACTTACCTGGTTTTATCACATGCACATATAGATCATTGTGGCTTATTGCCTAAATTGGTTGCAGAAGGATTTGAAGGTAAGATTTTCTGTACTTCGGCAACTATGGATCTGGCCCGCATTTTAATGATGGATTCTGCCAAAATCCAGATGCAGGATGCAGCGTTTTCTAACCGCCATCTGCGCGAAGGCGAAGAAATGGAAGAACCACTTTACACCGATGAAGACGTTACTAAAACGCTTAGTCAGATGAAGATTGTGGAGTATGAAGAAGATTTCGAGATTGAGGCTGGGATTCGGTTAAAGTTTACTGATGCAGGTCACATTTTAGGCAGTGCTGCTGTACATCTTACCATTACGGAAGACGGAAAACCTACGCGGATTACCTTTTCCGGCGATGTTGGCCGTTATGGCGACCTGCTTTTAAAAAGTCCGCAGCAGTTTGATCAGGCCGATTATATCTTAATGGAGTCAACCTACGGCGACTCGCTGCATAAAGATCTCGATCCGATCGAAAACATGCTTTTAGAGATCATTAATAATACCTGCAAAATAAAAAAGGGCAAAGTAATTATTCCTGCCTTTGCAGTTGGCCGTACTCAGGAGCTTCTTTATGCTTTAAATGGTTTAGAATTGAAAGGCAAGTTGCCTGATGTACCGTATTATGTAGATAGCCCTTTATCTTCAAAGGCAACTGAAATTCTTAAAAACCACCCTGAAGTATATAATAATGGCGTTAAAGAAATTTTAAAGGTAGATCATGATATATTTGGTTTTAAAGGACTGCGTTTTATCGAAAGTGTAGAAGAATCGAAAGCTTTAAACGCCGATCCCAGGCCGTGTGTAATTATCTCTGCATCGGGTATGGCAGAGGCCGGCAGGGTAAAACACCACATCAGGAACAATATTGGTAACCAAAAAAATACCATTTTAATTGTAGGGTATTGCGAACCTAACTCGCTTGGTGGTAAATTAATCGGCGGACAAAAAGTGGTTGAAATTTTCCGCGATGAATATGAGGTTAAGGCCGAAGTAAGATCGATAAAATCGATGAGCGCACATGGCGATTACGAAGATTTACTGCATTTTTTATCAGGTCAGGATCCTGCTAAGGTAAAACAGCTGTTCTTGGTACATGGAGAATACGAAGTACAACAACATTTCGCCAGCAAATTGAAAGATGCGGGTTTTAAACATGTAGCTATTCCCGAATATCATCAGGTATTTGAGATTGAATAATTTTGAGGTGCAGGTCTGGATTTGTAATCCGGACCTTTATTCTCCAGATTTGTAATCTGGTTTTTTGATTCCTCATTTTCTTTAAGCTTTAGTCTTTCAGCTTTCCTCCCTATCTTTGCCCACATGGATGTTTTTGGTAAAGCGTTAACAGATATTTATAGAACAGGCGAGGCTGATACCCTTTGGTTGCACAATTCGTATGGTGAGTCAGAAGAAATGCCTTTAGAATTCTTCTTCCGTGATGATGAAGATATGCCAGTTCTCGAACTTCAGGCATTACACATGTGCAGTGGGAAGGTATTGGATATCGGTGCCGGTGTAGGTAGTCATGCTTTACTTTTACAGGCTTTTAATATCGATGTAACAGCCATTGATATTTCGGAAGCAGCGGTGAATATTATGAAAGCGCGTGGTGTAAAAAAAGCATTCGTACAGGATGTTTTTACCTATCAGGAAAAATTCGATACCATTATTATGCTTATGAACGGCATCGGTTTAACCGGAACTTTGCCCGGTTTTAAGGATTTCCTGATCAAGCTAAAAGACCTCATCAATCCCAACGGGCAGGTAATTTTCGATTCTTCTGATATTGCTTATTTATATGAAGATATGCCTAAACCGCAAAACCAATATTATGGAGAGGTTGCTTATCAGTATGAATATAAAGGCGAAAAAGGCAATTGGTTTAATTGGATTTATATAGATGAAGAAACCATCAAGCGTACGGCTCATGAAACGGGATGGGATGCCGAATTGATTTTTGATGATGGCGAAGATCAGTATTTGGTCAAATTGACTTTGAAGCAATAATCTAAAAGTCATAAAGCTTTTGATACGTCTATTTTAAATTAAGAGGCTCATAAATTTGTTAGATACAAATATGAGTACTACGAAAATTAAACTAAGTGTGTTAGATCAATCGCCGGTTCGCAAGGGTGTTACCGCCCGCCGCGCCATTGAAGAAACCACTATACTGGCACAAGAAACCGAAAGATTGGGATATCACCGTTTCTGGGTTTCAGAACATCACAATACCACCAGTTTGGCAGGTTCAACACCCGAAATCTTAATTGCCCATTTGGCCAATCATACCAAAACTTTAAGGATAGGTTCTGGCGGTATTATGCTGCCCAACCATAGTGCGTTAAAGGTTGCAGAAAGTTTTCGTTTGCTGGAAGTAATGCACCCTAACCGGATCGATCTGGGAATGGGCCGTGCACCGGGTACCGACCGCATTACGGCTTCGATGCTTAACCCATCAAACAATTGGAGCGAGCAGGATTTTGTAGAACAACTGCGCGAGCTGCAACATTACTTGCATGATACCTCTGATGGCGGTATCCAGGCCAAAATAAAAGCCATTCCCATTGCTGAAACCGTTCCGCAACAATGGCTTTTGAGCAGCAGCGGGCAAAGTGCCTTATTTTCGGCCCACTTTGGAATGGGCTTTTCTTTTGCACATTTTATTAATCCGCATGGAGGACCACAGGCTGTTCAATACTACAGGGAACATTTTAAACCTTCGGTTGATTTGGCAAAACCAGTTGAAAATGTGGCACTATTTGTTTTCTGCTCAGAAGATGAAGAAAAGGTAAAACAGCAGGAGGCTTTAATGGCTTACCGTTTTCTCCAGCTGGAAAAGGGTGGCGGCTTAACTGCTGTAGGTTGGAACGATATTAAAGATGTCAGTTATAACGCTGCAGAGCAGGAGCGGATTAAGGCCAATAAACCACGAATGATTTATGGTACGCCTGCGGTAATTAAAGAGCGGCTTATTAAACTGGCTTCCGATTATGATGTTGATGAATTGATGGCAGTTACCATTACCGAGCATTTTGAAGATCGGATAAAATCGTACGAGTTACTTGCGGAGATGTTTTAATAGATAAAGTCGTCATTGCGAGGCACGAAGCAATCCTACAACTATGGGTGGGATAACAAATAAAACCTAGCTAAAGCATTAAGATTGCTTCGTGCCTCGCAATGACGATCACATGAGATTGCCGATTTAAAAATTAAAAAACGTTTGTCTGCCGCCAACTTTTTGCCCAAAATTTTGGATGTTATAAGTAAGGGTAAGCATGCCATACCTACCCAGATTATTACTCTGCGTATCGATAACGCTGTTACCCGTAATCTGAATGTTCCTACGTACATTGCTCTGCAAAATATCATTAACCGAGAATTTTAATTGCGCCCTGTCGTTTTTCATGAAAAGGTAAGTAAGAGCGGCATTCCAGAATTTGATGTTATTGTTATATCCGGCGATTTTTTGATCATTAATGGTTAAAGAATAACTCGTTTCGAAAACCAATTTTTTGGGATAACGGATAATCAGTTCGGATGTGCTTTGGTGGGTGTTGTAGCTAATGTTAGTGTAATAGCTATCATCGTACCTACTGCGATTCAGGTTTACCGAATACGACTGGTTAATTTCTACCTTGTCATTCAGGTTTAACCTTATACTTCCATTAGGCCCTACATAGAACACATTTGCATCGCTCTCAATGTTGTTCACCATAACTGGACTATGATCAAAATTGGCCCAGAAGCCTAAGCCTACTTTTAAACTTGTTTTATCTTTTTTGAAATCTTTCGAAATATTGGCCCCTCCACTAAAATTATAGATACCATTTTTATTAACCGGGTTAACCGTTTGAACACCATCTTTAATGGTAATAGCGTTAACAATGCCGTTTTTTGTGAAATTACCATAACCATATAAATTATAATTAATCAGGCTTTTAGGGTCATATTTGTACATATTCATACTTAAGCCCTGCATACGGGCAGGCAGTAGATTTGGGTTTCCATTTCTGATGTAAAATGCATTGGTATTGTCGGCCACTGGTTGAAGATAACTTACATCTGGCTCTGTAAAACGGGCCGAATAGTTAAAGCGGAATATTTTATATTTTAATTGAAAGGTTGGCCATATAAAATTATAACGCTGATCAATATCTACGGTATTGGTAAAGCGGTTGTTTAACGAAATGTAGTTGTGTACCAATCCCGGTTGAAGGTAAAGATCTTTGGTTACTTTGTACCCCAGGCTAATATTTGTATTGGTTTTAAAGCCAGCCTGTTTAACGGTTTGCGATAAATCTGGTACAACAATATCATACAGCTGGTTAGCTGGATTGCGGTAAAAAGTGCCTAATGCATTTTCATTATTGATGATATTTCCGCTTACATCTGCTTTAAAATTCAGTTTTTTGCTAATTGGTTCGGTATAGTTGCTATAGAGGTAAGACCTGAAGTTATCAATGGTATTATTCCTTAACTGATCAATTTCCGAAGTAGATGGTGTAATGTAAAAAACACTGCTGCTCCTGTTATAATTAATAATTGGATTAGGAGTTGCTGAAATATCGGCTCCAATATTGAAAGATCT from Flavobacterium sp. W4I14 includes these protein-coding regions:
- a CDS encoding gas vesicle protein (product_source=COG4980; cath_funfam=1.10.1470.10; cog=COG4980; transmembrane_helix_parts=Inside_1_6,TMhelix_7_26,Outside_27_75) produces the protein MTKETKIIVGVLAGAALGATIALALSSDSTSDLKGKVSDFFADLLDASKDKLAGLTDKATGVADKVKDKIAEINA
- a CDS encoding metallo-beta-lactamase family protein (product_source=KO:K07576; cath_funfam=3.60.15.10; cog=COG1236; ko=KO:K07576; pfam=PF07521,PF10996,PF16661; smart=SM00849,SM01027; superfamily=56281); amino-acid sequence: MNIAFHGAARTVTGSKHLITLKNGTQILLDCGLFQGMGRVTDKLNDFFGFDAKKVTYLVLSHAHIDHCGLLPKLVAEGFEGKIFCTSATMDLARILMMDSAKIQMQDAAFSNRHLREGEEMEEPLYTDEDVTKTLSQMKIVEYEEDFEIEAGIRLKFTDAGHILGSAAVHLTITEDGKPTRITFSGDVGRYGDLLLKSPQQFDQADYILMESTYGDSLHKDLDPIENMLLEIINNTCKIKKGKVIIPAFAVGRTQELLYALNGLELKGKLPDVPYYVDSPLSSKATEILKNHPEVYNNGVKEILKVDHDIFGFKGLRFIESVEESKALNADPRPCVIISASGMAEAGRVKHHIRNNIGNQKNTILIVGYCEPNSLGGKLIGGQKVVEIFRDEYEVKAEVRSIKSMSAHGDYEDLLHFLSGQDPAKVKQLFLVHGEYEVQQHFASKLKDAGFKHVAIPEYHQVFEIE
- a CDS encoding SAM-dependent methyltransferase (product_source=COG0500; cath_funfam=3.40.50.150; cog=COG0500; pfam=PF13489; superfamily=53335): MDVFGKALTDIYRTGEADTLWLHNSYGESEEMPLEFFFRDDEDMPVLELQALHMCSGKVLDIGAGVGSHALLLQAFNIDVTAIDISEAAVNIMKARGVKKAFVQDVFTYQEKFDTIIMLMNGIGLTGTLPGFKDFLIKLKDLINPNGQVIFDSSDIAYLYEDMPKPQNQYYGEVAYQYEYKGEKGNWFNWIYIDEETIKRTAHETGWDAELIFDDGEDQYLVKLTLKQ
- a CDS encoding luciferase family oxidoreductase group 1 (product_source=TIGR03558; cath_funfam=3.20.20.30; cog=COG2141; pfam=PF00296; superfamily=51679; tigrfam=TIGR03558); its protein translation is MSTTKIKLSVLDQSPVRKGVTARRAIEETTILAQETERLGYHRFWVSEHHNTTSLAGSTPEILIAHLANHTKTLRIGSGGIMLPNHSALKVAESFRLLEVMHPNRIDLGMGRAPGTDRITASMLNPSNNWSEQDFVEQLRELQHYLHDTSDGGIQAKIKAIPIAETVPQQWLLSSSGQSALFSAHFGMGFSFAHFINPHGGPQAVQYYREHFKPSVDLAKPVENVALFVFCSEDEEKVKQQEALMAYRFLQLEKGGGLTAVGWNDIKDVSYNAAEQERIKANKPRMIYGTPAVIKERLIKLASDYDVDELMAVTITEHFEDRIKSYELLAEMF
- a CDS encoding hypothetical protein (product_source=Hypo-rule applied; cath_funfam=2.170.130.10; cleavage_site_network=SignalP-noTM; pfam=PF14905; superfamily=49452,56935), with the translated sequence MKKLLFSIALTLAIFNLFAQKNGSITGILADSANHKTTLNYSTVSVYKVGDSILSTYKLSDEKGVFKINGLTIGIKYRLVVTAWQYGTYRKEVELTAANPALNLGTLYLSVKANDLNEVVISGERPPVIVRKDTIEFNAESFKTLPSAVVEDLLKKLPGVAIAADGSIQVNGKTVSKILVDGKEFFGGDQQIATKNLPANIIDKVQVVDDKQAKRRDPDLTAAEIPQVINLKLKKAIKKGAFGKLYAGGGLKDLYQTGGLMNFFRDTTQVSILAYGNNINQPGFNPNDVQRIGGFSRSGVNSMMMTSGGYFEFNGISFGGSYNGVQASSGGGFNFNTLTKKGIKINTQYFFGRSDNLLEKLTNTNQTLGTDRLITNANENTNSLILKHNIGGKLDWQIDSLTQLTIEPAIVLSSNNSVSKVSSSNNNANNQLINTLENLNDLNTSSNKYQLRADFSKDFKKAGRSFNIGADISATPNPIINYNRSSSVFYITPSTSEIDQLRNNTIDNFRSYLYSNYTEPISKKLNFKADVSGNIINNENALGTFYRNPANQLYDIVVPDLSQTVKQAGFKTNTNISLGYKVTKDLYLQPGLVHNYISLNNRFTNTVDIDQRYNFIWPTFQLKYKIFRFNYSARFTEPDVSYLQPVADNTNAFYIRNGNPNLLPARMQGLSMNMYKYDPKSLINYNLYGYGNFTKNGIVNAITIKDGVQTVNPVNKNGIYNFSGGANISKDFKKDKTSLKVGLGFWANFDHSPVMVNNIESDANVFYVGPNGSIRLNLNDKVEINQSYSVNLNRSRYDDSYYTNISYNTHQSTSELIIRYPKKLVFETSYSLTINDQKIAGYNNNIKFWNAALTYLFMKNDRAQLKFSVNDILQSNVRRNIQITGNSVIDTQSNNLGRYGMLTLTYNIQNFGQKVGGRQTFFNF